The Enterococcus sp. 7F3_DIV0205 genome has a window encoding:
- a CDS encoding beta-glucoside-specific PTS transporter subunit IIABC — translation MRYEEESKKIIELVGGKSNINSLVHCATRLRFSLKNTKKADKESLEKLPYVMSVVNSGGQYQVVIGSKVPDYYAAIQSLADLNEDAPKTEKKLSFNYVFEVISGAFSPLIPAMAGSGMIKAVLTILVEMKLLADTSSTYMVLSAASNAIFYFLPVFLGITLTKKIGGNMYVGGVIGAALLEPSFTGMIGQEKLDFLGINLNVVDYATTIFPIFVAIFIYSFVDKILRKIIFRDLQLFAVPMFSLMIMVPLTALLFGPFGTVIGDALSQGVMWLIGKSALLSGIVLGGGMPFMVMFGLHWGFSPITLENLTVMGGDPIEGMAVAAVFAQIGIAIGFYLKSKKHSKMKALAGPLALTGLFAGVTEPIVYGLILRYKRLLPIVAISGAIGGAICGVTGVTMNAYVFHNIFSIPVYTPKLGYFIGVGSALIAGAVLTYFFGVKDDEMTDFLPETDQGEDDFQETTDERPIPAASTTETIVYAPLEGTVIPLKEVDDDVFSSEIAGKGVAIIPSDNKVVAPFDGTVVAIFPSKHAIGLKSKGGSELLIHIGINTVNLNGEHFETKVEMGDTITRGQTLLVFDREKIEQEGYAMTSPVILTDGPSMDTMNIINTSESVTPATKLFVVGTGLEEAHK, via the coding sequence ATGCGTTATGAAGAAGAGAGTAAAAAAATCATCGAACTTGTCGGTGGTAAATCGAACATCAACAGTTTAGTTCACTGTGCCACACGTTTAAGATTTAGTTTGAAAAATACAAAAAAAGCAGATAAAGAATCCTTAGAAAAACTTCCTTATGTCATGTCAGTGGTCAACAGTGGTGGGCAATATCAAGTGGTGATCGGCAGTAAAGTACCAGATTATTATGCGGCAATCCAATCACTCGCTGATTTAAACGAAGATGCACCTAAGACTGAGAAAAAGCTAAGTTTTAATTATGTATTTGAAGTGATTTCTGGTGCTTTCTCACCACTGATTCCAGCGATGGCAGGTTCTGGAATGATCAAAGCTGTTTTAACGATTTTAGTTGAAATGAAATTATTGGCGGATACTAGTTCAACTTATATGGTACTAAGTGCAGCAAGTAATGCGATCTTTTACTTCTTACCTGTTTTCTTAGGGATTACCTTAACGAAAAAAATTGGTGGGAATATGTATGTTGGTGGTGTGATCGGTGCGGCCTTGCTGGAACCATCATTCACGGGTATGATTGGTCAGGAAAAACTTGATTTCCTTGGAATCAATTTAAACGTTGTTGATTATGCAACGACGATTTTCCCGATTTTTGTCGCAATTTTTATTTATTCATTCGTGGATAAAATTTTACGCAAAATTATTTTTAGAGACTTGCAATTATTTGCAGTACCAATGTTTAGTTTGATGATCATGGTTCCACTAACGGCTTTGCTGTTTGGCCCATTTGGAACGGTTATTGGGGATGCATTATCACAAGGTGTCATGTGGTTGATCGGTAAAAGTGCCTTACTTTCAGGAATCGTTTTAGGTGGCGGAATGCCGTTTATGGTAATGTTTGGTCTGCATTGGGGCTTTTCTCCTATCACACTTGAAAACTTGACTGTGATGGGCGGCGACCCAATCGAAGGAATGGCCGTTGCAGCAGTATTTGCTCAAATTGGGATCGCGATTGGTTTCTATCTAAAATCTAAAAAACATTCAAAAATGAAAGCTTTAGCTGGTCCTTTAGCCTTAACTGGTTTATTTGCAGGGGTAACAGAACCAATCGTTTATGGCTTGATTTTAAGATACAAACGTTTATTGCCAATCGTAGCAATTTCTGGCGCCATTGGTGGAGCAATTTGTGGTGTGACAGGTGTTACGATGAATGCTTATGTATTCCATAACATTTTCTCTATACCAGTTTATACACCAAAATTAGGATACTTTATTGGCGTTGGTTCTGCTTTGATTGCAGGAGCTGTATTGACGTATTTCTTTGGTGTTAAAGACGATGAAATGACTGATTTTTTACCTGAAACAGATCAAGGTGAAGATGATTTTCAAGAAACAACTGATGAAAGACCAATCCCAGCTGCAAGTACAACTGAAACGATTGTGTACGCACCGCTTGAAGGTACGGTAATTCCTTTAAAGGAGGTTGATGATGATGTTTTTTCTAGCGAAATTGCTGGTAAAGGTGTTGCGATCATCCCATCAGATAATAAAGTTGTAGCCCCATTTGACGGAACCGTTGTCGCGATTTTCCCGTCAAAACATGCGATTGGATTGAAATCAAAGGGCGGTAGTGAACTATTGATCCATATCGGTATCAACACCGTTAATTTAAATGGCGAACATTTTGAAACAAAAGTTGAAATGGGTGATACGATCACACGTGGTCAAACATTACTAGTCTTTGATCGTGAAAAAATCGAACAAGAAGGCTATGCGATGACATCACCAGTGATTTTAACAGATGGCCCAAGTATGGATACAATGAATATCATCAATACAAGTGAATCAGTTACTCCCGCAACGAAACTATTCGTTGTAGGAACAGGTTTGGAGGAAGCACATAAATGA
- a CDS encoding 6-phospho-beta-glucosidase, whose translation MRNDFLWGGAVAAHQVEGGFTQGGKGVSIADVMTSGSKDHAREITDGIIEGKFYPNHEAIDFYGHYQEDIKLFAEMGFKCLRTSIAWTRIFPKGDEQEPNEAGLAFYDNLFDELLKYGIEPVITLSHFEMPYHLVKHYGGWRSRELIGFFTKFAVTVMERYKGKVKYWMTFNEINNQRILENPIYSFTNSGILYQADEDKLKTMYQAAHYQFVASSITVAEGKKINPDFQIGCMLAATPNYPLTSDPSDIIAAQQEDEKQLFFTDVQVRGNYPRWAVKEWERKGYDLDITEEDLQLLKAGTVDYIGISYYLSNTISTRPEAVRLDDDLLGDSSLVENPYVSMTEWGWSIDPAGLRHYLNLLSNRYERPIFIVENGFGYADTLVEEKVHDVERIDFLSQHIKEMKKAIEIDGVDVIGYTVWGCIDPISFTTGEMRKRYGFIYVDRDNQGNGSLRRIKKDSFDWYKHLIQTNGAEI comes from the coding sequence ATGAGAAATGATTTTTTATGGGGTGGCGCAGTAGCCGCCCATCAAGTAGAAGGCGGTTTTACTCAAGGTGGAAAAGGCGTAAGTATTGCGGACGTGATGACTTCTGGCTCAAAAGATCATGCTAGAGAAATTACAGACGGTATTATAGAGGGAAAATTTTATCCTAACCATGAAGCCATTGATTTTTACGGACATTATCAAGAAGATATTAAGTTATTTGCCGAGATGGGGTTTAAATGCTTAAGAACTAGTATCGCTTGGACTAGAATTTTTCCAAAGGGTGACGAGCAAGAACCGAATGAAGCAGGTCTTGCTTTTTACGATAATTTGTTTGATGAATTATTGAAATATGGAATCGAGCCTGTGATCACATTGTCCCATTTTGAAATGCCGTATCATTTGGTTAAACATTATGGTGGTTGGCGTAGTCGTGAGTTGATTGGTTTCTTCACTAAATTTGCTGTAACTGTGATGGAGCGTTATAAAGGTAAAGTAAAGTATTGGATGACTTTTAATGAAATCAATAATCAACGAATCTTAGAAAATCCAATTTATTCATTTACCAATTCAGGTATCCTTTATCAAGCAGATGAAGACAAATTAAAGACAATGTATCAAGCAGCACATTATCAATTTGTGGCCAGTTCTATCACAGTTGCTGAAGGGAAAAAAATCAATCCTGATTTTCAAATTGGCTGTATGTTGGCGGCCACACCGAATTATCCGCTGACAAGTGATCCAAGTGATATCATAGCAGCCCAACAAGAAGATGAGAAACAATTATTTTTCACAGATGTTCAAGTAAGAGGAAACTATCCTCGTTGGGCAGTCAAAGAATGGGAAAGAAAGGGCTATGATCTGGATATTACGGAGGAAGATTTACAGTTACTAAAAGCTGGCACAGTAGATTATATCGGTATCAGCTACTATTTAAGCAATACAATCTCAACACGACCAGAAGCAGTTCGCTTAGACGATGACTTACTTGGCGATAGTTCCCTTGTGGAAAATCCTTATGTCAGTATGACAGAATGGGGCTGGTCGATCGATCCTGCCGGCTTACGTCATTATCTAAATCTGTTAAGTAATCGCTATGAACGGCCAATCTTTATTGTAGAAAATGGTTTTGGCTATGCAGACACATTAGTAGAAGAGAAAGTCCACGATGTAGAAAGAATCGATTTTCTTAGCCAGCATATCAAAGAGATGAAAAAAGCGATTGAGATAGATGGTGTAGATGTTATCGGCTACACGGTTTGGGGCTGTATCGATCCTATTTCATTTACGACTGGAGAAATGCGTAAACGCTATGGTTTCATTTATGTCGATCGTGATAATCAAGGAAATGGCTCATTGAGACGGATCAAAAAAGATTCCTTCGATTGGTACAAGCATTTGATCCAAACAAACGGAGCAGAAATATAA
- a CDS encoding metallophosphoesterase, with translation MRKKIGFVLLSIIIVLGVTIYFGRDKEQKEETLFKKEAIEFWVVSDPHYIDKSLTDSGIAFKKIKQTAAGKELDFQKESWQAFIDKAIKQKPEMLIITGDLTLNGEKVSAEKLAELLKQLTDKGINVFVIPGNHDINDGWARKFVGDQQEKTEVISIADFKKIFADFGYQNATSYDKSSLSYSVSVNQRYNFLFLDSNIYPEDSQPQTSPTTGGTIRGKTMKWVKKQLKKAKEEKKKTVVFLHHNIFAHNELLSNGFVLNNAEEFKKVLADYQVPIVFSGHIHAQDIMTETVNDHPLTEIVSSSFSIAPQGYGVVTLNGNSFDYQKQENTHKIPQVENYPEYIKELFIEDGKRLGYTQLTDAGLSDSKKLDIASEFVGQVNYRFFSGNDFISDEEVEKIKAEPGYQIIADNSKFLKDYIDSIIQDKNQKDNQLKKNLY, from the coding sequence ATGAGAAAAAAGATAGGATTTGTGTTACTGAGTATAATCATTGTGTTAGGTGTAACGATTTACTTTGGCCGAGATAAAGAACAGAAAGAAGAAACTTTATTTAAAAAAGAAGCAATTGAATTTTGGGTAGTCAGTGATCCTCATTACATTGATAAAAGCCTAACTGATTCAGGTATTGCATTTAAAAAAATCAAACAAACAGCGGCTGGAAAAGAGCTAGATTTCCAAAAAGAGAGCTGGCAAGCTTTTATCGATAAAGCAATCAAGCAAAAGCCAGAGATGTTGATCATTACAGGTGATTTAACTTTGAATGGGGAAAAAGTCAGTGCGGAAAAACTTGCAGAACTACTGAAACAATTGACCGACAAAGGAATCAACGTTTTTGTAATCCCTGGAAATCATGATATTAATGATGGTTGGGCTAGAAAATTTGTCGGTGACCAGCAAGAAAAAACTGAAGTAATTTCGATAGCTGACTTTAAAAAAATATTTGCCGATTTTGGGTATCAAAATGCAACAAGTTATGATAAAAGTTCGTTAAGTTACTCAGTATCAGTCAATCAACGGTACAACTTTCTGTTCCTTGATTCCAATATTTACCCTGAAGATAGTCAACCTCAAACAAGCCCGACAACAGGTGGGACGATTCGGGGTAAGACCATGAAATGGGTCAAAAAACAATTAAAAAAAGCAAAAGAAGAAAAGAAAAAAACAGTGGTTTTTCTGCATCATAACATCTTTGCGCATAATGAACTATTATCCAATGGATTTGTTCTTAATAATGCAGAAGAATTCAAGAAAGTTTTAGCTGATTATCAAGTCCCAATTGTATTTTCAGGTCATATCCATGCTCAAGATATCATGACAGAAACGGTCAATGATCATCCGTTAACTGAAATCGTCTCTAGCTCTTTTTCGATTGCACCTCAAGGATATGGTGTGGTGACATTAAATGGAAATTCATTTGACTATCAAAAACAAGAAAATACCCACAAAATTCCACAAGTAGAAAATTATCCAGAGTACATCAAGGAACTTTTTATCGAAGATGGGAAAAGATTAGGCTACACTCAGTTGACCGACGCAGGCCTATCTGATAGTAAAAAGTTGGACATAGCGTCTGAATTTGTGGGGCAAGTAAATTATCGCTTCTTTTCAGGGAATGATTTTATTTCAGATGAAGAAGTAGAAAAAATCAAAGCAGAGCCAGGCTATCAGATCATTGCGGACAACAGTAAATTTTTAAAAGACTATATTGATTCTATTATTCAAGATAAGAACCAAAAAGATAATCAATTAAAGAAAAATCTATACTGA
- a CDS encoding OsmC family protein: protein MELIPSEKGFELVHQSGNWVLKKEIGFSPVEMLVASIGACGAYVYEKILSNSHVDFTINKVEISYDRAENKPAKPLSRVVITFSLRVSEEEQGKAERALKLIGKNCPVMQSLDPEIAVVEQVIFV from the coding sequence ATGGAATTGATTCCAAGTGAAAAGGGATTTGAATTAGTCCATCAAAGTGGTAACTGGGTACTAAAAAAAGAGATTGGTTTTTCTCCTGTTGAAATGCTAGTCGCGTCCATTGGTGCATGTGGGGCTTATGTGTATGAAAAAATATTAAGCAATTCTCATGTCGATTTTACAATCAATAAGGTAGAGATTTCTTATGACCGAGCAGAAAATAAGCCAGCGAAACCGCTAAGTCGTGTTGTCATTACTTTTTCGCTCCGTGTTTCAGAAGAAGAACAAGGAAAAGCAGAACGAGCGCTGAAATTGATTGGGAAAAACTGTCCAGTCATGCAATCATTAGATCCTGAAATAGCTGTAGTTGAACAGGTGATTTTTGTTTAG
- a CDS encoding peptide ABC transporter substrate-binding protein, whose translation MKKFFAISALALLFFVTGCNSAGKKESNEVKKAIVHFTEPAELLTLDTTQEEDFTSFNAQNQVLEGLYQLNEKDEAIPAVAKELPEISEDKQTYTISLREDAKWSNGEPVIADDFLYAWRRAVTPETAPSYASLFVSSIKNADAIYQGKMKPEQLGVEAPDEHTLVIHLIKPIPYFTSLLTFETFFPINQAFAEKQGSNYGTSAKSTLYNGAFILEGWEQNSDTWKYVKNPKYWDQKNVKVDEIQTTVVKSTSTAVNLYQTDELDRVVLDGEFSKQYKNDPDFQNQNDTKMGYLRFNQGQGKLLENTNLRKAISLAIDRETFVKNVLGDGSIAATGFVPQNFVQNPKTGEDFRKENGVQQTFDKVEAQKAYTEAKKELSKDEITLVYLTKDTDTEKKTAEYLASQIAEVLPGIKFELTTLPSNNLQERYLSGDYDIAFGQWMPDFKDAITFLDMFASTSGLNHVNYKNSAYDQLIEAASLTDAANEEKRWSDLLQAEHLLLAEDYTIAPIYQQQTALLQKKKVKGVVKHSFGSPYSFKYIQVEEK comes from the coding sequence ATGAAAAAGTTTTTCGCAATTAGTGCGCTGGCACTGTTATTTTTTGTGACCGGTTGCAATTCAGCTGGAAAAAAAGAGTCGAATGAAGTAAAAAAAGCGATCGTTCATTTCACAGAACCAGCAGAACTATTAACGCTAGATACCACACAAGAAGAAGACTTTACCAGTTTCAACGCACAAAATCAAGTTCTTGAAGGACTTTACCAATTAAATGAAAAAGATGAAGCCATACCTGCGGTAGCTAAAGAATTACCAGAAATCAGTGAAGACAAGCAAACCTATACGATTTCTTTAAGAGAGGATGCAAAATGGTCGAATGGAGAACCTGTCATAGCAGATGATTTCCTTTATGCTTGGAGACGAGCAGTCACACCAGAAACTGCACCGTCATATGCTAGTTTATTTGTTTCTTCTATAAAAAATGCAGACGCCATTTATCAAGGGAAAATGAAACCAGAACAACTCGGAGTAGAAGCACCAGATGAGCATACATTAGTGATTCATCTTATCAAGCCGATTCCATATTTTACTTCTTTACTAACTTTTGAAACCTTTTTCCCAATCAATCAAGCTTTTGCTGAAAAACAGGGGAGTAATTATGGCACTTCGGCAAAATCAACGCTTTATAATGGAGCGTTTATTTTAGAAGGTTGGGAACAAAATTCTGATACTTGGAAGTATGTCAAAAATCCGAAGTATTGGGATCAAAAGAATGTAAAGGTCGATGAAATCCAAACAACTGTTGTGAAATCAACGAGCACAGCTGTTAATTTATATCAGACAGATGAACTTGACCGAGTTGTTTTAGATGGAGAATTTTCTAAACAATATAAGAATGATCCGGATTTTCAAAATCAAAATGATACAAAAATGGGGTATCTACGCTTTAATCAAGGTCAAGGAAAGCTATTGGAAAATACCAACCTCCGAAAAGCAATCTCTTTAGCAATCGACCGTGAGACCTTTGTAAAAAATGTCTTAGGAGACGGTTCAATTGCAGCTACAGGTTTTGTCCCTCAAAATTTTGTTCAAAATCCTAAAACCGGAGAAGATTTCCGTAAAGAAAATGGCGTACAACAAACATTTGATAAAGTAGAAGCACAAAAGGCTTATACGGAAGCCAAAAAAGAGTTGAGTAAAGATGAGATCACCTTGGTTTATTTAACGAAGGATACAGATACAGAGAAAAAGACAGCAGAATATTTAGCTAGCCAAATTGCCGAAGTGTTGCCTGGAATCAAATTTGAGCTGACTACATTACCAAGTAATAATTTACAAGAGCGCTATTTATCAGGTGATTATGACATTGCTTTTGGTCAATGGATGCCGGACTTTAAAGATGCTATTACATTTTTAGATATGTTCGCTTCAACTTCTGGCTTAAATCATGTCAATTATAAAAATTCTGCATACGATCAACTAATTGAAGCTGCTTCTCTTACAGACGCAGCAAATGAAGAAAAAAGATGGTCGGATTTACTACAGGCAGAACATTTGCTATTGGCAGAAGATTACACAATCGCGCCAATTTATCAGCAACAAACAGCATTATTGCAAAAGAAAAAAGTTAAAGGTGTGGTAAAACATAGCTTTGGGTCACCATATAGTTTTAAATATATCCAAGTAGAAGAAAAATAA
- a CDS encoding heavy metal translocating P-type ATPase yields the protein METTKAHEHNCSTGKGHDHKHESEHGHSHDHGKSPVILFFSGLAIFIVAFFINEGSLLQNILFISAMLLSGYHIIIEGIVDTINESKEQRKFVPNVHILMTLAAFGATIIGNYEEGALLIIIFAAAHFLEEYAEGRSKREITNLLKMNPTEARLIQADGSVKTVEVATLKIGDKLQVLNGDQIATDGIILSGRTSIDESSINGESIPREKTVGDEVFGSTINGSGTFTMEVTKDSSDTVFAKILQLVNQSQSNLSKTATKIQKLEPYYVTIVLILVPIFILASPFLFNWSWNVSFYRGMVFLISASPCALAASAVPATLSGISNLAKRGVLFKGGSYLANLATIKSVAFDKTGTLTKGKPSVTDFYFLTETAQLTEQACIDLIVAMEKTANHPLANAILDKFKAETELTLTVENEIGKGLIAEYRGDTYQIGKPEIFDRVNTQITAHNEQYAKEGKTVVYFAKNNEVIGLIAMMDVPNENAKTVIQYLKSQGIHTTMITGDAELTGQAVGRQIGIDEVVGNVLPENKAAIIKDQQARFGSVAMLGDGVNDAPALVTADIGVAMGDGTDIAIDVADAVLMQNDLTKFSYAHKISKRLDRVVWQNIIFSMFIVVLLITLNILGKMDITVGVIAHEGSTLLVILNGLRLLIPSKD from the coding sequence ATGGAAACAACAAAAGCACATGAACACAATTGTTCAACTGGAAAAGGCCATGATCATAAGCATGAAAGCGAACATGGACATAGTCATGATCACGGGAAATCTCCAGTCATTTTATTTTTTTCAGGTTTAGCTATTTTTATCGTTGCATTTTTCATCAATGAAGGCTCGCTATTACAGAATATTCTTTTTATAAGCGCAATGTTACTATCTGGATATCACATTATCATAGAAGGTATTGTTGATACGATCAATGAATCGAAAGAGCAAAGGAAATTTGTGCCAAATGTCCACATTTTGATGACACTAGCCGCTTTTGGTGCAACGATCATTGGGAATTATGAAGAAGGAGCTTTGCTGATTATTATTTTTGCTGCAGCACATTTTCTTGAAGAATACGCAGAAGGCCGCAGTAAAAGAGAAATCACGAATTTACTTAAAATGAATCCAACAGAAGCGCGTTTGATCCAAGCTGATGGTAGTGTGAAGACAGTTGAGGTTGCTACATTAAAGATTGGTGACAAACTACAAGTATTAAATGGCGATCAAATTGCCACAGATGGGATCATTTTATCTGGGCGAACATCAATTGACGAATCTTCTATTAATGGTGAAAGTATACCTAGAGAAAAAACGGTTGGTGATGAAGTGTTTGGTAGTACTATCAACGGTAGCGGTACTTTTACCATGGAAGTTACGAAGGATAGTAGTGATACAGTTTTTGCTAAAATTCTTCAACTAGTCAACCAATCACAATCCAATTTATCGAAAACTGCAACGAAGATTCAAAAACTAGAACCTTATTATGTAACGATCGTCTTGATTTTAGTACCGATTTTTATACTAGCAAGTCCATTTCTATTTAACTGGTCATGGAATGTAAGTTTTTATCGTGGTATGGTATTTTTAATTTCAGCATCACCGTGTGCACTTGCAGCAAGTGCTGTTCCAGCAACATTATCAGGTATTTCAAATTTAGCGAAAAGAGGAGTTTTATTTAAAGGTGGTTCGTACTTAGCAAATCTAGCTACAATTAAATCAGTTGCTTTTGATAAAACTGGAACATTGACCAAAGGCAAGCCATCTGTTACTGATTTTTATTTCTTGACGGAGACAGCACAATTAACGGAACAAGCATGTATCGATCTAATCGTTGCAATGGAAAAAACAGCGAATCACCCATTAGCCAATGCAATTCTGGATAAGTTCAAAGCAGAAACGGAATTGACTTTGACAGTCGAAAATGAAATTGGAAAAGGACTAATAGCAGAATATCGTGGTGATACGTATCAAATCGGTAAACCAGAAATTTTTGATCGAGTAAACACCCAAATCACTGCTCATAATGAGCAGTACGCTAAAGAAGGTAAAACCGTGGTTTATTTTGCGAAAAATAATGAAGTGATCGGTTTGATTGCCATGATGGATGTACCAAATGAAAATGCTAAAACAGTGATTCAGTATCTTAAATCACAAGGGATTCACACAACAATGATTACTGGCGATGCAGAATTAACAGGTCAGGCAGTTGGTCGTCAAATTGGGATCGATGAGGTGGTTGGAAATGTCTTGCCAGAAAATAAGGCTGCAATCATCAAAGATCAGCAAGCTCGTTTCGGTAGTGTAGCTATGTTAGGTGACGGAGTCAACGATGCTCCTGCATTAGTAACAGCCGATATTGGTGTGGCAATGGGAGATGGTACGGATATCGCTATTGATGTAGCAGATGCAGTACTGATGCAAAATGATTTAACAAAATTCAGTTATGCCCATAAAATTTCTAAACGATTAGATCGGGTCGTTTGGCAAAATATTATCTTTTCTATGTTTATTGTAGTTCTATTGATTACTTTGAATATTCTTGGGAAAATGGATATCACAGTTGGAGTTATAGCTCATGAAGGCAGCACGTTACTTGTTATTTTGAATGGCTTACGTTTGTTGATTCCATCAAAAGATTAG
- a CDS encoding glucosaminidase domain-containing protein has translation MKKRNLNSKKLRLLSVGLLTSSAVLSVTDVQPIVAKEIDNQATSGSEEHEDVAILSSTKEHETTESTVEGIETSSSTENSTTSSTEESTDETSSDSTSSSDDTSSTSSTNDTTSTSDTSTSSSTSSTSTSTTSSTTTPSKPKPKPDKPKPSKPKPSKPKPKPNEPKPAPSNPAPPVQGPIQQPSVTAPQPSRPNVGSTVGTTTGSNTGGSDQVFHISPNLTTKSFVKVIGEDARSIAGENNLYASVMIAQAILESASGNSALASAPNYNLFGIKGSYEGASANFLTSEDNGSGSMFTIRSNFRKYPSYKESLGDYVKLLRGGTDASSGFYSGTWKTNTKSYKDATKFLTGRYATDTSYNSKLNGLIDAYNLTQYDTLKDKKKTKKAKKITLNTSFDKLEKKNDQKDQNIEYLTHIVKKGESLKSISELYDISTLAILEKNQLDRRMLFIGQKLSVPKQEEKVTTVVKEDAVDRSLDMVQKLSNAFTGQETTQSAAKKETKATTTKEAKAKKETKSTTQTSEAVTKKETKDYQVSATRKKTKETYEVKKGDTLASISKKTGISVWSLKEWNDLDQYFLTEGQQLILAPVYDLQS, from the coding sequence ATGAAAAAAAGAAATCTAAACAGTAAAAAGTTACGATTATTAAGTGTAGGGTTACTTACTTCAAGTGCTGTCCTTTCTGTTACCGATGTTCAACCCATTGTTGCTAAAGAAATTGATAATCAAGCAACTTCAGGTTCCGAAGAACATGAAGATGTAGCAATTTTATCTTCAACTAAGGAACATGAGACGACAGAAAGTACAGTTGAAGGAATAGAAACTAGTTCTTCTACCGAAAATAGTACGACTTCTTCGACTGAAGAGTCGACAGACGAGACCAGTAGTGATTCGACGAGTTCATCAGATGATACTAGTTCGACATCTAGCACAAACGATACAACAAGTACATCTGATACATCAACATCAAGTAGTACAAGTAGCACAAGCACAAGTACGACGAGTTCAACAACAACTCCGTCAAAGCCGAAACCGAAACCTGATAAACCAAAACCAAGTAAGCCAAAACCGAGTAAACCAAAGCCAAAACCGAATGAACCAAAACCTGCACCAAGTAATCCAGCACCACCAGTGCAAGGTCCAATCCAACAACCAAGTGTCACAGCTCCGCAACCAAGTAGGCCAAACGTTGGCTCTACTGTTGGAACAACAACAGGTAGCAATACTGGTGGATCAGATCAGGTGTTCCATATCAGCCCTAATCTAACAACGAAAAGCTTTGTTAAGGTCATTGGGGAGGATGCTCGCTCAATTGCTGGTGAGAATAATTTATACGCATCAGTGATGATTGCGCAAGCAATTTTAGAAAGTGCTTCTGGAAACAGTGCACTAGCCTCTGCGCCAAATTATAATTTATTTGGTATCAAAGGTAGCTATGAAGGAGCTAGTGCTAACTTTTTGACTAGTGAAGATAATGGATCTGGCAGTATGTTTACGATTCGTTCTAATTTTAGAAAGTATCCCTCATACAAAGAATCTCTTGGCGATTATGTGAAACTTCTTAGAGGTGGAACAGACGCTAGCAGCGGTTTTTATAGTGGTACGTGGAAAACAAACACAAAATCATATAAAGATGCGACGAAGTTTCTAACAGGACGTTATGCAACGGATACTAGCTACAATTCAAAATTGAATGGTCTAATAGATGCGTATAATTTAACGCAATATGATACCTTAAAAGATAAAAAGAAAACGAAAAAAGCTAAAAAAATCACACTGAATACTTCTTTTGATAAGCTAGAGAAGAAAAATGATCAAAAAGATCAAAATATTGAATATCTTACACACATCGTGAAAAAAGGTGAATCATTAAAATCAATCAGTGAGTTATATGATATTTCGACGTTAGCTATTTTAGAGAAGAACCAATTAGATCGACGAATGTTATTCATCGGTCAAAAATTAAGTGTTCCTAAACAAGAAGAAAAAGTTACCACTGTTGTAAAAGAAGATGCAGTAGACCGTTCATTAGATATGGTTCAAAAATTATCTAATGCATTCACAGGTCAAGAAACCACACAATCTGCTGCTAAAAAAGAAACAAAAGCTACAACAACTAAAGAAGCGAAAGCTAAAAAAGAAACAAAATCGACAACTCAAACAAGTGAAGCAGTAACCAAAAAGGAAACAAAAGATTATCAAGTTAGTGCAACACGCAAAAAAACAAAAGAAACATATGAAGTGAAAAAAGGTGATACTTTAGCGAGTATTTCCAAGAAAACAGGCATTTCAGTGTGGTCGTTAAAAGAGTGGAACGATCTAGATCAGTACTTTTTGACTGAAGGACAGCAGCTTATCTTAGCGCCAGTTTATGATCTTCAATCATAA